A single genomic interval of Nitratidesulfovibrio sp. SRB-5 harbors:
- a CDS encoding RNA polymerase sigma factor RpoD/SigA — translation MPEVVLEAEVLLDQQPEVATRARAKAGSGKSSSGKSARGRRAAASPAGDGDEGAPASAPLSDEAPDEADDDESSDDELDIDFDGPGDDAIDVDLLHGDDDSSHARHDAHDGAGASDESAGRHRSLPVLRPAMPGASTRDSLHLYLREISRFPLLKPDEEFDLARRVQEQGDSDAAFRLVTSHLRLVVKIAMDFQRRWMQNVLDLIQEGNVGLMRAVNKFDPEKGIKFSYYAAFWIKAYILKFIMDNWRMVKIGTTQAQRKLFYNLNKERQRLIAQGYDPDATILSEKLNVTVEQVIEMEQRLDSSDMSLDITVGEDSGGATRMDFLPALGPGIEETLANSEIARMVQDRVQTILPKLSDKEAYILQHRLLSEQPVTLREIGEKYDITRERVRQIEARLLQKLRDHLFKEIRDFSSDWISQ, via the coding sequence ATGCCGGAAGTCGTGCTTGAGGCCGAGGTGCTTCTGGATCAGCAGCCGGAAGTTGCCACCAGGGCCCGCGCCAAGGCGGGCTCCGGCAAATCCTCTTCCGGCAAGTCCGCACGGGGCCGCCGCGCCGCAGCCTCTCCCGCTGGCGACGGCGACGAGGGAGCCCCGGCCTCTGCCCCCCTGTCCGACGAAGCCCCCGACGAAGCGGACGACGATGAAAGTTCCGACGACGAACTGGACATCGACTTCGACGGTCCCGGTGACGACGCCATCGACGTCGACCTGCTGCACGGCGACGACGATTCGTCGCATGCCCGGCATGACGCACATGACGGGGCGGGCGCATCTGACGAGAGCGCAGGCCGCCACCGTTCCCTGCCCGTACTGCGCCCGGCCATGCCCGGCGCCTCCACGCGCGACTCGCTGCACCTGTACCTGCGTGAAATCAGCCGGTTTCCGCTGCTGAAGCCGGACGAGGAATTCGACCTTGCCCGGCGCGTGCAGGAACAGGGCGACAGCGATGCCGCCTTCCGGCTGGTCACCTCGCACCTGCGCCTGGTGGTCAAGATCGCCATGGACTTCCAGCGGCGCTGGATGCAGAATGTGCTGGATCTGATTCAGGAAGGCAACGTGGGCCTGATGCGCGCGGTCAACAAGTTCGACCCGGAAAAGGGCATCAAGTTCTCGTACTACGCCGCCTTCTGGATCAAGGCCTACATCCTCAAGTTCATCATGGACAACTGGAGGATGGTCAAGATCGGCACCACGCAGGCCCAGCGCAAGCTGTTCTACAATCTCAACAAGGAACGCCAGCGGCTCATCGCGCAGGGGTACGATCCTGACGCCACCATCCTGTCGGAAAAGCTCAACGTGACCGTCGAGCAGGTCATCGAGATGGAACAGCGCCTCGATTCGTCCGACATGTCGCTGGACATCACCGTGGGCGAAGATTCCGGCGGGGCCACCCGCATGGACTTCCTGCCCGCCCTGGGCCCCGGCATAGAGGAAACGCTGGCCAACAGCGAAATCGCGCGCATGGTGCAGGACAGGGTGCAGACCATCCTGCCGAAGCTGTCGGACAAGGAGGCGTACATCCTCCAGCACCGCCTGCTTTCGGAACAGCCGGTCACCCTGCGCGAAATCGGCGAGAAGTACGACATCACCCGGGAACGCGTCCGCCAGATAGAAGCGCGCCTGCTGCAAAAGCTGCGCGACCATCTGTTCAAGGAAATCCGCGACTTCTCCTCGGACTGGATATCACAGTAG
- a CDS encoding tetratricopeptide repeat protein has protein sequence MPSILRFFPRRSATVAQAASRLPRSRVSIRTSGPTSGPAPGRSRVGSLSRVAALLAAVCLASGVSGCATRQPAPDQPVAPVEWRLSPDAATTYYYLLLEQAARNGNMRDALTAIEQLVALDPSPRVFIDGGSFLLSRKEATLARQVLQEGVTRYPDDLDITLLLVETYLEENRTGDALYTLRSFVGAHGEDEQARQELALLLVKTRNFAEADKLLSGIAERNRTPVLRYYHARALVGLNRHSEALGQLRKAVKAAPDFLEAWAELAFIYELRKDYVEAERTYEQIITLDEGNQDVWLRLIAISLKLNNPAKAYELARQGPETFGFLLTAATLFLEEKFYEQADALLTVVKDTPGAPEEVYFYLAVLSFEGKRDPAGALHWLSEITPSNKYHDRALRLKSQLQYESGDLTGALATLKEGQKTYPGQKEFWQMEAQLYLNSDKPEAALAVMDEARKFWPDDAEIAFMRGIILDERGQKAEAFTMMEQVIADHPRHAQALNYVGYTLAEQGRDLDRALELITRALEESPDSTYIIDSLAWTHYRRGELNEAWQAISRAVELGASDPTIWEHYGDIAAALGKKAEARKGYRKALEMSPANAADVTAKLKNL, from the coding sequence ATGCCATCCATACTCCGCTTTTTCCCCCGCCGCAGCGCCACGGTCGCACAGGCGGCCAGCCGGCTGCCGCGCAGCCGCGTGTCCATCCGGACATCCGGCCCTACATCCGGCCCGGCCCCCGGACGTTCGCGCGTGGGGTCGCTTTCCCGCGTTGCCGCGCTGCTGGCGGCGGTCTGCCTTGCCTCCGGCGTGTCCGGCTGTGCCACGCGCCAGCCCGCGCCGGACCAGCCCGTCGCCCCCGTGGAATGGCGGCTGTCGCCCGACGCGGCCACCACCTACTACTATCTGCTCCTTGAGCAGGCGGCGCGCAACGGCAACATGCGCGATGCGCTGACGGCCATCGAGCAGTTGGTGGCCCTCGACCCGTCGCCCAGGGTGTTCATCGACGGTGGCTCGTTCCTGCTTTCGCGCAAGGAAGCGACCCTGGCCCGCCAGGTGTTGCAGGAAGGCGTGACCCGCTACCCCGACGACCTGGACATCACCCTGCTGCTGGTGGAAACCTACCTCGAGGAAAACCGCACCGGCGATGCGCTGTACACCCTGCGCAGCTTCGTCGGCGCCCATGGCGAAGACGAGCAGGCCCGCCAGGAACTGGCCCTGCTGCTGGTGAAGACCCGCAACTTCGCCGAGGCCGACAAGCTGCTCTCCGGCATTGCCGAGCGCAACCGCACCCCCGTGCTGCGCTACTACCACGCTCGCGCCCTGGTGGGGCTGAACCGCCATTCCGAGGCGCTGGGCCAGTTGCGCAAGGCCGTCAAGGCCGCGCCCGACTTTCTGGAAGCCTGGGCCGAACTGGCCTTCATCTACGAGTTGCGCAAGGACTACGTGGAAGCCGAGCGCACCTACGAGCAGATCATCACCCTGGACGAAGGCAACCAGGACGTGTGGCTGCGGCTCATCGCCATCAGCCTGAAGCTGAACAACCCGGCCAAGGCCTACGAACTGGCCCGACAGGGGCCGGAAACCTTCGGCTTTCTGCTCACGGCGGCCACCCTGTTCCTGGAAGAAAAGTTCTACGAACAGGCCGACGCCCTGCTCACCGTGGTCAAGGACACCCCCGGCGCGCCCGAAGAGGTGTACTTCTACCTGGCCGTGCTGTCCTTCGAGGGCAAGCGCGACCCGGCAGGGGCCCTGCACTGGCTGTCGGAAATCACCCCGTCCAACAAGTACCACGACCGCGCCCTGCGCCTGAAAAGCCAGCTGCAGTACGAAAGCGGCGACCTTACCGGGGCGCTGGCCACGCTGAAGGAAGGACAGAAGACCTACCCCGGCCAGAAGGAATTCTGGCAGATGGAGGCCCAGCTGTACCTGAACAGCGACAAGCCGGAAGCGGCCCTGGCCGTCATGGACGAGGCGCGCAAGTTCTGGCCCGACGACGCCGAAATCGCCTTCATGCGCGGCATCATCCTGGACGAGCGCGGCCAGAAGGCCGAGGCGTTCACCATGATGGAGCAGGTCATCGCCGATCACCCGCGCCACGCCCAGGCCCTGAACTACGTGGGCTACACCCTGGCGGAACAGGGGCGCGACCTGGACCGCGCGCTGGAACTTATCACCCGTGCCCTTGAAGAATCGCCCGACAGTACCTACATCATCGATTCGCTGGCCTGGACGCACTACCGCCGGGGCGAGTTGAACGAGGCGTGGCAGGCCATCAGCCGCGCCGTGGAACTGGGCGCCAGCGACCCGACCATCTGGGAACACTACGGCGACATCGCCGCCGCCCTCGGCAAGAAGGCAGAGGCGCGCAAGGGGTACCGCAAGGCCCTGGAAATGTCGCCCGCCAACGCGGCGGACGTTACCGCCAAGCTCAAGAACCTGTGA
- the rpiB gene encoding ribose 5-phosphate isomerase B, which produces MSAPVIIGSDHAGLALKQVIVAHLKAAGRQVEDLGPQTAESCDYPLYAAKVTERVLATGGFGILVCGTGIGMSMAANRFPGIRAALCTCEFHARATRQHNDANVLCLGERVTGPGVAMGLVDLFLDTPFEGGRHQRRIDQFDGPACTGGC; this is translated from the coding sequence ATGTCCGCCCCGGTCATCATCGGCTCCGACCACGCCGGTCTCGCCCTGAAGCAGGTCATCGTCGCCCACCTCAAGGCTGCGGGCCGCCAGGTGGAAGACCTTGGCCCCCAGACCGCCGAAAGTTGCGACTATCCGCTCTACGCCGCCAAGGTGACCGAGCGGGTGCTGGCCACCGGCGGCTTCGGCATCCTGGTCTGCGGCACGGGCATCGGCATGTCCATGGCCGCCAACCGCTTTCCGGGCATCCGCGCCGCGCTGTGCACCTGCGAATTCCACGCCCGCGCCACCCGCCAGCACAACGACGCCAACGTGCTGTGCCTTGGCGAACGGGTAACCGGTCCCGGCGTTGCCATGGGCCTTGTGGACCTGTTTCTGGACACCCCCTTCGAGGGTGGCCGCCACCAGCGCCGCATCGACCAGTTCGACGGGCCTGCCTGTACCGGCGGTTGCTAG
- the cysS gene encoding cysteine--tRNA ligase gives MQLYNTLTRKKEHFEPAVPGKVNMYVCGITAYDLCHIGHARSAVVFDVLVRYLRHTGLDVTFARNFTDVDDKIITRANQEGLTSQEVAEKYIATFYEDMDRLNVLRADLEPRATTHIEEMISLCVRLIEQGKAYATPSGDVYFRVRAFPGYGKLSGRDVDDLRSGARVAPGEEKEDPLDFALWKAAKPGEPFWESPWGNGRPGWHIECSAMSEKHLPLPLDIHGGGQDLVFPHHENEIAQTEAALGKDFVRYWVHNGFVQVNAEKMSKSLGNFRTIRDILENYLPETLRYFLLTKHYRSPIDFTFESMDEAEKNLKRIYEALSLLHAELEREKWTSGPLPKDVTEEFEGLRQAFADAMEDDMNTAAALGHVFTMVRLANRILDNKGQRKTEGARAFFRAVLDEAATWFAVLGVFGREPAGFLAELRACRVARKGIDPAKVEELLQARINARADKDFARADAIRDEIAALGIEVRDTPSGAVWDVL, from the coding sequence ATGCAACTGTACAATACCCTGACGCGCAAGAAGGAACACTTCGAGCCTGCCGTGCCCGGCAAGGTCAACATGTACGTCTGCGGCATAACCGCGTACGACCTGTGCCACATCGGCCACGCCCGCTCCGCCGTGGTGTTCGACGTGCTGGTGCGCTACCTGCGCCACACCGGTCTCGACGTCACCTTCGCGCGCAACTTCACCGACGTGGATGACAAGATCATCACCCGCGCCAATCAGGAAGGCCTGACCAGCCAGGAAGTGGCGGAAAAGTACATCGCCACCTTCTACGAGGACATGGACCGCCTGAACGTGCTGCGGGCGGATCTGGAACCTCGAGCCACCACCCACATCGAAGAGATGATCTCACTGTGCGTGCGGCTCATCGAGCAGGGCAAGGCCTACGCCACCCCCTCGGGCGACGTGTACTTCCGCGTGCGCGCCTTTCCCGGTTACGGCAAGCTTTCCGGCCGCGACGTGGACGACCTGCGCTCCGGCGCCCGCGTGGCCCCCGGCGAGGAAAAGGAAGACCCGCTCGACTTCGCCCTGTGGAAGGCGGCCAAGCCCGGCGAACCCTTCTGGGAAAGCCCGTGGGGCAATGGCCGCCCCGGCTGGCACATCGAATGCTCCGCCATGAGCGAAAAGCATCTGCCCCTGCCTCTGGACATTCACGGCGGCGGGCAGGATCTGGTCTTTCCGCACCACGAGAACGAAATCGCCCAGACCGAGGCGGCCCTTGGCAAGGATTTCGTGCGCTACTGGGTGCACAACGGCTTCGTGCAGGTGAACGCCGAAAAGATGTCCAAGTCGCTCGGCAACTTCCGCACCATCCGCGACATTCTTGAAAACTACCTGCCGGAAACGCTGCGCTACTTCCTGCTGACCAAGCACTACCGCAGCCCCATCGACTTCACCTTCGAGTCCATGGACGAGGCGGAAAAGAATCTCAAGCGCATCTACGAGGCGCTGAGCCTGCTGCACGCCGAACTCGAACGAGAAAAGTGGACCTCCGGCCCCCTGCCCAAGGACGTGACCGAGGAATTCGAAGGGCTGCGCCAGGCCTTCGCCGACGCCATGGAAGACGACATGAACACCGCTGCCGCCCTTGGCCACGTGTTCACCATGGTCCGCCTGGCCAACCGCATCCTGGACAACAAGGGCCAGCGCAAGACCGAGGGCGCCCGCGCCTTCTTCCGGGCCGTGCTGGACGAAGCCGCCACCTGGTTTGCCGTGCTGGGCGTGTTCGGCCGCGAGCCCGCCGGGTTCCTGGCGGAACTGCGCGCCTGCCGCGTGGCACGCAAGGGCATTGACCCGGCCAAGGTCGAAGAACTGTTGCAGGCCCGCATCAACGCCCGCGCCGACAAGGACTTTGCCCGCGCCGACGCCATCCGCGACGAAATCGCCGCCCTCGGCATAGAGGTGCGCGATACGCCTTCCGGCGCGGTGTGGGACGTGCTATAA
- a CDS encoding M48 family metalloprotease, protein MTNGFRHSSAPRTGRLRARLRGALALCLCGLMLLGQALPAFAPPAGAFLGDFTVKDEVELGKKFNVLIKARLPLVEDPEVKEYVRSIVERLKAVVPPQPFEFETNVLLHNAVNAFASPGGYIFVHTGLLMAMEHESEVAGVLAHEMAHVTQRHIASRIEKSQRITLLSLAGALAGAFVGGGGSSKGAAMAGSLAAGQTAMLNYSRIDESDADQAGMQYLVAAGFRPDGMAGAFEKLRRQSWSTGTDVPAYLSTHPNITERISEVRLRVEQLAASVRNRQDDDERFRRVQLLVRARYADATTALRTFEQAKPTDCMSQLGLAILYSRLNRIGEATTAFDRALACNPKDQLVWREAGRFHYTKGDRNRAAQMLQRAVLMNSRDYMALFFYARLLFDAGQRNEAYTYYKEVLRHLPEDSEVHDYYGRALGTDGQVFKGYLHLAYSALYSNEKEKVEQLRDKARAVIRTPEDQTDLERFDTRYQERKAVW, encoded by the coding sequence ATGACCAACGGTTTCCGCCATTCTTCCGCGCCCCGCACCGGCAGGCTTCGCGCCCGCCTGCGGGGCGCGCTTGCCCTGTGCCTGTGCGGGCTCATGCTGCTGGGCCAGGCCCTGCCCGCCTTTGCGCCGCCCGCCGGGGCCTTCCTGGGCGACTTCACCGTCAAGGACGAGGTGGAGCTGGGCAAGAAGTTCAACGTGCTCATCAAGGCCCGCCTGCCGCTGGTGGAAGACCCGGAGGTGAAGGAGTACGTGCGGTCCATCGTCGAACGGCTGAAGGCGGTGGTGCCGCCGCAGCCCTTCGAGTTCGAGACCAACGTGCTGCTGCACAACGCCGTCAACGCCTTTGCCAGCCCCGGCGGCTACATCTTCGTGCACACCGGCCTGCTGATGGCCATGGAGCATGAAAGCGAGGTGGCGGGCGTGCTGGCCCACGAAATGGCCCACGTCACCCAGCGCCACATCGCCAGCCGCATCGAAAAGTCGCAGCGCATCACCCTGCTCAGCCTTGCCGGGGCGCTGGCCGGTGCCTTCGTGGGGGGGGGCGGCAGCAGCAAGGGCGCGGCCATGGCCGGTTCGCTGGCGGCGGGGCAGACGGCCATGCTCAACTACAGCCGCATCGACGAATCGGATGCGGACCAGGCGGGCATGCAGTATCTGGTGGCCGCGGGATTCCGGCCCGACGGCATGGCCGGGGCCTTTGAAAAACTGCGCAGGCAGAGTTGGTCCACCGGCACGGACGTGCCCGCCTATCTCAGCACCCACCCCAACATCACCGAGCGCATCAGCGAAGTGCGCCTGCGCGTGGAACAGCTGGCCGCCAGCGTGCGCAACCGGCAGGACGACGACGAACGCTTTCGCCGGGTGCAACTGCTGGTGCGCGCCCGCTACGCGGACGCCACCACCGCCCTGCGCACCTTCGAACAGGCCAAGCCAACCGACTGCATGTCCCAGTTGGGGCTGGCCATCCTGTATTCGCGCCTGAACCGGATCGGCGAGGCCACGACGGCCTTCGACCGGGCACTGGCCTGCAACCCCAAGGACCAGCTTGTCTGGCGCGAGGCCGGACGGTTCCACTACACCAAGGGCGATCGCAACCGCGCCGCGCAGATGCTGCAACGCGCCGTGCTGATGAATTCGCGCGACTACATGGCCCTGTTTTTCTACGCGCGGCTGCTGTTCGACGCCGGCCAGCGCAACGAGGCCTACACCTACTACAAGGAAGTGCTGCGCCACCTGCCCGAGGATTCCGAGGTGCACGACTATTACGGACGCGCCCTGGGCACGGACGGACAGGTCTTCAAGGGCTACCTGCACCTTGCCTACAGCGCGCTGTATTCCAACGAGAAGGAAAAGGTGGAACAGCTGCGCGACAAGGCGCGGGCGGTCATCCGCACGCCAGAGGACCAGACGGACCTGGAACGCTTCGACACCCGGTATCAGGAGCGCAAGGCGGTCTGGTAG
- a CDS encoding macro domain-containing protein yields the protein MDDLSLIITAPTGHGLLVVSTGDLAATATDAVVNAANAELRGGGGVDGALHCAAGPMLLPAGQDIVARRGPLAAGEAVITPGFNLPARHVIHAVGPIWRGGTHGEPQALAEAHANSLRLAAEHGLARVAFPAISCGSYGYPPELAAPIALAEAVRGLRAGLVREVRFVLHGLSMLAVWRTALQALSGPRAPVPEAGDDQSST from the coding sequence GTGGACGATCTGTCCCTGATCATCACCGCCCCTACCGGTCACGGCCTGCTGGTGGTGTCCACCGGCGACCTTGCCGCCACGGCGACCGACGCGGTGGTCAACGCCGCCAATGCCGAACTGCGCGGGGGCGGCGGTGTGGACGGTGCGCTGCACTGCGCCGCCGGGCCGATGCTGCTGCCCGCCGGACAGGACATCGTGGCCCGGCGCGGACCGTTGGCCGCCGGAGAGGCCGTGATAACCCCCGGCTTCAACCTGCCTGCCCGCCATGTCATCCACGCCGTGGGCCCCATCTGGCGCGGCGGCACGCACGGCGAGCCGCAGGCGCTGGCCGAGGCCCACGCCAACAGCCTGCGCCTGGCGGCGGAGCACGGGCTGGCACGGGTGGCCTTTCCGGCCATCAGTTGCGGCAGCTACGGCTATCCGCCGGAACTGGCCGCGCCCATCGCCCTGGCTGAAGCCGTGCGCGGCCTGCGGGCCGGGCTGGTGCGCGAGGTGCGCTTCGTCCTGCACGGGCTGTCCATGCTGGCTGTGTGGCGCACCGCGCTTCAGGCCCTTTCCGGTCCGCGTGCCCCCGTCCCCGAGGCGGGCGACGACCAGAGCAGCACGTGA
- the hslV gene encoding ATP-dependent protease subunit HslV, translating into MELKGTTILAVRDADGVAMAGDGQVTMGQSVVMKHTARKVRRLYRDRVLAGFAGATADAFTLFERFEAKLEEFGGNLTRAAVELAKDWRKDKYLRRLEAMLLVADAETILILTGTGDVIEPDDGIAAIGSGGPYALSAARALSRHTTLDAETVVREAMAVAGELCVFTNGHLTVETLRRNGGATA; encoded by the coding sequence ATGGAACTGAAGGGAACCACCATCCTTGCCGTGCGCGACGCGGACGGCGTGGCCATGGCCGGTGACGGCCAGGTGACCATGGGCCAGAGCGTGGTCATGAAGCACACCGCCCGCAAGGTGCGCCGCCTGTACCGCGACCGGGTGCTGGCGGGCTTTGCCGGGGCCACGGCAGACGCGTTCACCCTGTTCGAGCGCTTCGAGGCCAAGCTGGAGGAATTCGGCGGCAACCTTACCCGCGCCGCCGTGGAGCTGGCCAAGGACTGGCGCAAGGACAAGTACCTGCGCAGGCTGGAGGCCATGCTGCTGGTGGCCGACGCGGAAACCATCCTCATCCTGACCGGCACCGGCGATGTCATCGAGCCGGACGACGGCATCGCCGCCATCGGCAGCGGCGGCCCCTATGCCCTGTCCGCCGCACGCGCCCTGTCGCGGCACACCACGCTGGACGCGGAAACCGTGGTCCGCGAGGCCATGGCCGTGGCCGGGGAACTGTGCGTGTTCACCAACGGCCACCTGACCGTGGAAACGCTGCGCCGCAACGGGGGCGCCACCGCGTGA
- the ispE gene encoding 4-(cytidine 5'-diphospho)-2-C-methyl-D-erythritol kinase, protein MSTHATPAPGAVTLHAGCKVNLYLRITGVRPDGYHELDTLFLPLPEPCDLLHVSPRAEAGIVFTCTEPDVDPARNTVVTAYERFATATGFRPGLAVHLEKHIPHGAGLGGGSADAAVLLRHLAALCAQQAPGAAPTPEVLRAMAAGVGADVPFFLMDGPARANGIGEVLTPLAPGELADLGLAGMHLVLACPPVRVSTPWAYRAWDAANVTTPDGNAQTSTRTSAQTSARIMTGQSAKSLRPCLTSESLEDRNPLSRGPWLTNSFEPVVFQTHATLRRTKEFLLRRGACAALMSGSGASLFALFRKHGTARDVAEALRNDNIAAFLHAL, encoded by the coding sequence GTGAGCACCCACGCCACGCCCGCGCCCGGCGCCGTCACCCTGCACGCGGGATGCAAGGTCAACCTGTACCTGCGCATCACCGGCGTGCGGCCCGACGGCTACCACGAACTGGACACCCTGTTCCTGCCCCTGCCGGAACCGTGCGACCTGCTGCACGTGTCGCCCAGGGCGGAAGCGGGCATCGTCTTCACCTGCACCGAACCGGACGTGGATCCGGCCCGCAACACCGTGGTCACCGCGTACGAGCGGTTCGCGACGGCCACCGGGTTTCGCCCCGGACTTGCGGTGCACCTGGAGAAACACATTCCGCACGGGGCCGGCCTTGGCGGCGGCAGCGCCGACGCCGCCGTGCTGCTGCGCCACCTTGCCGCGCTGTGCGCGCAGCAGGCCCCCGGCGCTGCCCCCACGCCCGAAGTACTGCGGGCCATGGCCGCCGGGGTTGGCGCCGACGTGCCCTTCTTTCTGATGGATGGCCCCGCACGGGCCAACGGCATCGGCGAGGTGCTCACCCCGCTCGCCCCCGGCGAACTCGCCGACCTGGGGCTGGCGGGCATGCATCTGGTGCTGGCCTGCCCGCCCGTGCGCGTTTCCACGCCGTGGGCCTATCGGGCCTGGGATGCCGCCAACGTCACCACCCCGGATGGCAACGCCCAGACCAGTACCCGGACCAGTGCCCAAACCAGTGCCCGGATCATGACCGGGCAAAGCGCGAAATCATTGCGTCCTTGCTTGACATCGGAAAGTCTAGAAGATAGAAATCCACTCTCTCGCGGACCGTGGCTGACCAACAGCTTTGAACCGGTTGTTTTTCAGACACATGCAACCCTGCGCCGGACCAAGGAATTTCTTCTTCGACGCGGGGCCTGTGCCGCGCTGATGAGCGGGAGTGGCGCCAGCCTGTTCGCCCTGTTCAGAAAGCACGGCACGGCGCGCGATGTGGCCGAAGCACTGCGCAACGACAACATCGCGGCCTTTTTGCACGCACTGTGA
- a CDS encoding ribose-phosphate diphosphokinase, with protein MHGDLKILTGTSNPALAKAICNHLGCQLTPALCETFSDGEIRIEIGDNVRGDDVFVVQATCSPVNYNLMQLCLMLDALKRASAGRVTAVVPYYGYARQDRKVSPRAPISAKLVADFLTTAGTDRVVTVDLHAGQIQGFFNVPVDNLYAQPVILEYLRPYAGDIVIVSPDAGGVERARSFAKKLNAGLAIIDKRRDRPNQASAMHVIGDVRDKIAIVVDDMIDTAGTMCAAGEVLLKNGAKEVMACATHPVLSGPAIERLCNSTFSQVIVTDTVPLGDKLAACSKLKVLSVAGLLAKAIHNIHTESSVSVLFV; from the coding sequence ATGCACGGTGATCTGAAGATTCTTACCGGCACCTCGAACCCCGCCCTTGCCAAGGCCATCTGCAACCACTTGGGGTGCCAGCTCACCCCGGCCCTGTGCGAGACGTTCAGCGACGGCGAGATTCGCATCGAGATCGGCGACAACGTGCGCGGCGACGACGTGTTCGTCGTTCAGGCCACCTGCTCGCCCGTGAACTACAACCTGATGCAGCTGTGCCTGATGCTGGATGCGCTGAAGCGCGCCAGCGCCGGTCGCGTCACCGCCGTGGTGCCCTACTACGGCTACGCCCGCCAGGACCGCAAGGTCAGCCCGCGCGCGCCCATCAGCGCCAAGCTGGTGGCCGATTTCCTGACCACCGCCGGCACCGACCGCGTGGTCACGGTGGACCTGCACGCGGGCCAGATCCAGGGTTTTTTCAACGTGCCGGTGGACAACCTGTACGCGCAGCCGGTCATTCTCGAATACCTGCGCCCGTACGCCGGTGACATCGTCATCGTTTCGCCCGACGCGGGCGGCGTGGAACGCGCCCGCTCGTTCGCCAAGAAGCTGAACGCGGGCCTGGCCATCATCGACAAGCGCCGCGACCGTCCCAACCAGGCTTCCGCCATGCACGTCATCGGCGACGTCCGGGACAAGATCGCCATCGTGGTGGACGACATGATCGACACCGCAGGCACCATGTGCGCCGCGGGCGAGGTGCTGCTGAAGAACGGCGCCAAGGAAGTGATGGCCTGCGCCACGCATCCCGTGCTGTCCGGCCCGGCCATCGAGCGGCTGTGCAATTCCACCTTCTCGCAGGTCATCGTCACCGACACGGTGCCGCTGGGCGACAAGCTGGCCGCATGCAGCAAGCTGAAGGTGCTTTCCGTGGCGGGCCTTCTTGCAAAGGCCATCCACAACATCCACACCGAATCCTCGGTGAGCGTGCTTTTCGTATAG
- a CDS encoding 50S ribosomal protein L25/general stress protein Ctc, which produces MSELKTLSVRKRDGLGKGANRKLRAKTLVPGVFYNAEGLNVSIEMDTLPVEKLFEAVGRTTVFNIEVDDNGTKSTHPALFWQIQYHPVKNRFSHIDFRGVDLEKPVKIRVPLEFTGTAKGVKVGGKLEVYREALDISAKPLLMPSKITIDLTDLEIGKTISVNDLPLGEGVCAVADRNFAIVAVVSPKGEE; this is translated from the coding sequence ATGTCCGAATTGAAGACCCTGAGCGTGCGCAAGCGCGACGGCCTCGGCAAGGGCGCCAACCGCAAGCTGCGGGCCAAAACCCTGGTTCCCGGTGTGTTCTACAACGCCGAAGGCCTGAACGTGTCGATCGAAATGGACACGCTGCCCGTCGAAAAGCTGTTCGAAGCCGTTGGCCGCACCACCGTCTTCAACATCGAGGTCGATGACAACGGCACCAAGTCCACCCACCCGGCGCTGTTCTGGCAGATCCAGTACCACCCGGTGAAGAACCGCTTCTCGCACATCGATTTTCGCGGGGTGGACCTGGAAAAGCCCGTCAAGATCCGCGTGCCCCTCGAATTCACCGGCACCGCCAAGGGCGTGAAGGTGGGCGGCAAGCTGGAAGTGTACCGCGAAGCGCTGGACATTTCCGCCAAGCCCCTGCTGATGCCCAGCAAGATCACCATCGATCTGACCGACCTCGAAATCGGCAAGACCATCAGCGTGAACGACCTGCCCTTGGGCGAAGGCGTCTGCGCCGTTGCCGACCGCAACTTCGCCATCGTGGCCGTTGTTTCGCCCAAGGGCGAAGAATAG